The genomic segment CCCACGGTGGTGGGGGTGGTGAACGCGGTCCTCGAGGCGCAAGCGTCCCAGGTGGATGCAGGTCGGCTCGAGGCCCTGCTGGCGGAGATGGAGAAGGCGCCATGAGTGGACTGGTCCAGCGGTTTGGCAATCTCTCCCCGGAGAAGCGCGAGGAGCTGTTGCGTCGGTTGAAGCAGGAGGCCGCGGGCGGTCCACCGCCAGACGCCATCCCGCTCCGGGAGAAGGCCACGCCGCCGCCGCTGTCCTTCGCGCAGCAGCGGCTGTGGTTCATCGATCAGCTCCAGCCGGGACTGGCGCTGTACAACCTGCCCATCGTCCTGCGCGCCACGGGGCCGCTGGACATGGAGGCCTTCCAGCGCGCCCTTCAGGTCCTGGTCGACCGTCACGAGGTGCTTCGCACCACGTTCACGCAGGAGCGAGGACAGCCCGTGCAGTGCATCGCCCCGGCGATGGCGCTGCCGGTGGCGACGGTGGATCTGCGGACCCTGCCGCCCGATGAGCGGGAGGCGGAGGCCCTGCGTCTGGCGAAGGCGGACACGCTGCGGCCGTTCGACCTGGAGCGGGGGCCGCTGCTGCGGGCGACGTGGCTCCGGCTGGACACGCACGATCAAGTGCTGGCGTTGGTCCTGCATCACATCGTCTTCGACATCTGGTCCATGGGCGTGCTGGTGCGCGAGCTGCTGGCGCTCTACGACGCCTTCAGCCAGGGGCGGCCGGATCCGCTCGTGGCGCCGCGAATCCAGTACGCGGACTGGGCGGTCTGGCAGCGGGGAAGCGCGCAGCAGGCGGTGTTGGAGAAGCAGCTCGCCTACTGGCGGGAGCGGCTGGGTGGACTGGAGATGCTGGAGCTTCCAGCGGACCGGCCGCGCACCGCGGTGGGCGTGCGGGGTGGTGCCCTCCCGTACCGGATGACGCAGGGACCGTGGGAAGCGCTCAAGGCCCTGGCGCGCAAGGAGGGCCTGACGCCCTTCATGGTGCTGCTGGCGGCGCTGGAGGTCGTGCT from the Corallococcus silvisoli genome contains:
- a CDS encoding condensation domain-containing protein, which translates into the protein MSGLVQRFGNLSPEKREELLRRLKQEAAGGPPPDAIPLREKATPPPLSFAQQRLWFIDQLQPGLALYNLPIVLRATGPLDMEAFQRALQVLVDRHEVLRTTFTQERGQPVQCIAPAMALPVATVDLRTLPPDEREAEALRLAKADTLRPFDLERGPLLRATWLRLDTHDQVLALVLHHIVFDIWSMGVLVRELLALYDAFSQGRPDPLVAPRIQYADWAVWQRGSAQQAVLEKQLAYWRERLGGLEMLELPADRPRTAVGVRGGALPYRMTQGPWEALKALARKEGLTPFMVLLAALEVVLAHESGQQDVAVGTPVAGRNRREVEGLIGFFVNTLVMRTDLAGNPTLRELLARVRKTCVEAYAHQDLPLEQVVAALQPGREAGQTPFYRVSFNFQNAPLSEVRIPGLVLRPIVVESGLAKLDLSLQLTEGAEGLTGLWEYSTDLFDERTVQRWMEGFERVVKA